The genomic segment TCAATGAACGGATGGATATGATGTTTAACATAGATCAATTATGGTTACTACATTCATCTATAATTGGCGACGTAATATCCTATTGATCACCTTTTAATCCTTTGAAACCTAGTAACTTTGGACCCATCACTGAGCTCTTGCTGAATCTGTTGGTGTCTATAACCGAAGAGTCTCGGAGCGATCACAAACCGCAATCCGTAGTAAATGATGCCAAGAGACAGGATGCTCAACGCAACAACAGAAGAAAGCCAATACGGCAGCGAAGTACTGCCTTTACCATTCGGCGGTCTTACAAACGGCATCACGATTAAGAACTAATTACGAGATATCAGCGATCAAACCTAACGGTCCTTGAATCCATAGGCACACTTACAATATTCGCCGCAAGGTAGATCACAATCAGAATCCAGGGTGCCCGGAGCGGCGATTGGAAGTTCTCCCGGTCGGTGAAACGCAACTTAACCAAGCCAACGGTGATAGCTGTCAACAAGACCGTTGTCGGGTAGCTAGACAAGCTGACGACGAAGTTGAAGGCGTCTCCAGCCGGCGGTGCACAAATGAAGAGAACAGTCACTCCAAGGTGCAGAATCAAGGCGTAAATGGGCGTACGAAACGGCCTGTTCTCCATGAATAGGTTGGAAAAGGGGAGCACACCATCCTTTGCCAGCTCTTGCAGCAGGCGAGCTGATTGGCGAAGTCAGTCGATTGAGCTCACAGTGCTGACTGAGGTTGAGAAACTCACGAATGGTAAATGCAACACCCAGGAGATGTCCCAGTGCTGATAGAGCGACCAGCGCTGGAAGAGCTTTGGCTCCTGCCGAGGGTCCAAAGATATTCTCGAACAAGGTGGCGGCCACGGTGACCTTTGCCGCGATGAAAGCCTCTTTGGGCACGGCGGCAAACTAATTATCTGCGTTAGCCAGCACCTAACAGTGTGACGAAAGTCAGTGAGCTTACATATGCGACGTTCGCTAGCAGGTAGAGCACTGCAATGACGCTCATTGAGAGAGGAAGCGCGATCCGCAGAGTCTTCTGCGGGTTACGGACTTCAGACAAGACCTGGAAAGAGCAGGTTAGTTAACCACAACAACCGGCTCAAATTCGATGTGAGGCTCACAGCATTGACATTATCATAGCCTTGAAAGGAGAAAATGACGTTGAGGATAGCGGATCCGATGTTGTATCCGCTGTTGGAAGTACCCTCGAAAGCATTGGTAAAGTTGTGAGGGCTATCCACCCTGAGATGGCCGGACAAAGCTGCGAAGCCGCAGCATACAATAAAGAGCAGCGTGAACAGCTTCACCGCGGATAGCAAATCCTGGATCGCTCTTCCTGTTCGAGGCGCAACCGTGTGGATTCCGACGGAGAACACGGCGCCAGCAATCGCAACTCCACGGAGTTTCCATGTCGTCGAGTCGGCACCTGATGCAACAAGGATGTACGACGAGAACGTGATGGCGTTACTTGCAGAAACCTCTATGTTGCGTGTTAGGAAGGTCCTTTAGCTGGCCGGGATATGCTCTTAACGGAGCATCAGGGACACTTACGCAAGAAGACGCAATAGAAGACGTAGATGCAAGTTTGCATAATCCGGGGACTGAAGGATCGCTCAAGGTAGTTCTTGATACCACCAGACCTAGGGATTGCGCTTCCAAACTCGAGCATAACGAAGATACCGCACGTCGAGATGATTGCTCCGATCACCCAGCACATCATTGCCATGCCTACACTACCCGAAAGCTTGAAGATAGTGCTGGGGGTCGAGAAGATGCTGCGCTTGTCAGAAATGGGAAAGATTCCAAGATTGGGGATCTTGAGACGTACCCTGCACCAATGATCTTATTGACAATCAAGGAGACAGCTCCGAAGAGTCCAATAGTCCGCTCTTGCAAGACGTTGACTTCGATAACGCCAAGCTTGACATCCTTGTCCGAATCTTCGCCGCCATCGCTAAGAGAACGAGTGAAAGGCGCAGCTAGATGAAGAGATTAGATACAACTTATTTCCCGCGAACAGAGAACTCTGCTGACCTTGGATACTATCTTGTCTGGACGTCATGGTATCAGTCACGCCAAGGCGAACCTTGGAATCGAATAGGTGATCGGTTGATTAACGCAGCACCAAGGCTTGGAGCAAGTAAATGCAGAAGTTTTACTCTTATGACTCTGAGGCTCATTCAAGCGTCAGTGGTGGTATCCGTTATCCTAGAAAATGTTAGCTAAGAGCGTGCGTCTATGTCTGCACAGCTGCGGGAAGCGAAGCACGCCATTATGGAGCCAAGATGTCGTGTGAATATCCCCGGAGGTCAGCCACGAAGACATGGTAAAGTGAGCGCAACTCCCGGACTTACTCAGGACTTGATAATACTTTTCAGAGGGCCTTTTCAATTAGTCCTAGTGCTCGGGAGGCACTACCGAACGCTTTCCTGCTTCTGGCGACATGCTCTTACTCGGCACAAGGGTGTTGTTGGAGTCGGGGATATTCCGATTATGTCGTGCTTTGCTCCTGTGATTCGCCATTCGATCCTCACAAACTATTGGACAACAATGACATGGAACGTTGTCTAGGCTGAACAAAGACCCGGAGCACATCCGACTGCGGACCGAACTGCTCATAATGCTTTCGGTATCTGCTAATGAAGTAGCATAAGTGTAGACATGGAACCTGATTAGGCATTGCAATATGCCACAACGTTGTATACAAACCTAGTACGAAAAGACCACAGAAAGTTCAACACAGCAACGAAATGACAGTTCAACTCGAAGCTTTTGAGGTCCCTGGCGCCAGGACTTATTTTGGCCACGCACTCCCCTATGGATTACAAGTCAAGTCAAGCGGGCCAACTGGTCTCGTACCTCCCGTCGTCGAGTCTGCGGCGGCACTTAGGGCATTGGGCGACTCCGGAAAACTACAAGATCTCTTGGATAAGCACGGTGCCGTCTTGATCCGTGGTGCAGGAAACGCTTCAGCCGAGACTTTTTCAAAACTCGTAGGCGCAGCTGAGAAGGGCAGAGGCTCTTATCCTCATGTTCAAATTGGACTGGCCGGCAAAAGAACTCCACTCGCGGACAATGTCTGGACGGCTAACGAGGGGTCGCCAAGCACCCGATTCTACCAACACAATGAGGTGAGGTCGCCCATGTTTGGCCTCAGGTGATGTGTTGAGTGTTCAAGT from the Colletotrichum lupini chromosome 3, complete sequence genome contains:
- a CDS encoding amino acid transporter — encoded protein: MTSRQDSIQAAPFTRSLSDGGEDSDKDVKLGVIEVNVLQERTIGLFGAVSLIVNKIIGAGTIFKLSGSVGMAMMCWVIGAIISTCGIFVMLEFGSAIPRSGGIKNYLERSFSPRIMQTCIYVFYCVFLQVSASNAITFSSYILVASGADSTTWKLRGVAIAGAVFSVGIHTVAPRTGRAIQDLLSAVKLFTLLFIVCCGFAALSGHLRVDSPHNFTNAFEGTSNSGYNIGSAILNVIFSFQGYDNVNAVLSEVRNPQKTLRIALPLSMSVIAVLYLLANVAYFAAVPKEAFIAAKVTVAATLFENIFGPSAGAKALPALVALSALGHLLGVAFTIPRLLQELAKDGVLPFSNLFMENRPFRTPIYALILHLGVTVLFICAPPAGDAFNFVVSLSSYPTTVLLTAITVGLVKLRFTDRENFQSPLRAPWILIVIYLAANILRITGNDNNPPLSAASPFDQNRVLASDSSSPKEQ